The following are encoded in a window of Pseudalgibacter alginicilyticus genomic DNA:
- a CDS encoding RagB/SusD family nutrient uptake outer membrane protein has protein sequence MMIKKTYNYFLLVAASIFFTGCSDLEVENYNDPNTEVVLSTSDGIRSLASGLFNTWFTQEQHNFGSPGPAMWTMSDWGTVTFANYATLDMSEEPRIFMDNSPSYAYHSVIQNYWQYMHKVITTANDILVGIDNGVEIGDNGEETMMVKGYAYFMQGLGNGYIGLVYDKAYPSDENTDYATLEVTDYKAAIVLAVSQLEKAINVFDNNEFVLPSEWINGNEFTNQDMSKLAHSFIARLLVYSARNIEQTNTIDWESVLYHSERGLTDDFNVEGDGNASDRRWMSWYKYYLARTSWGKVDMRVVNMLDENIPANWPEGGINDLPNEGRIISDDLRVQTDFQYDASNNRPERGLYRWSTYRYSRLDDYINANFFAPVIMMRKAEIDLFKAEALLRLNRLDEAANVINSGTRVARGGLPVVALDDENAIKNAITYERTIELPLTGMGIEYFDMRREGQLQDGSLLHFPIPAQQLEVLVQPFYTFGGVNPQFGTPNEDVSINGWFKP, from the coding sequence ATGATGATAAAGAAAACATATAACTATTTTTTATTGGTAGCTGCAAGTATATTTTTTACTGGATGTAGCGATTTAGAAGTGGAAAACTATAATGATCCAAATACGGAAGTTGTTTTATCAACATCTGATGGGATACGTAGTTTAGCATCTGGTTTGTTTAATACATGGTTTACACAAGAGCAGCATAATTTTGGTTCACCTGGGCCAGCTATGTGGACTATGTCAGATTGGGGAACCGTAACGTTTGCTAATTATGCTACGTTAGATATGAGTGAAGAACCAAGAATATTTATGGATAATTCGCCTTCTTATGCGTATCATTCTGTAATTCAAAACTATTGGCAATACATGCATAAAGTTATTACAACAGCTAATGATATTTTAGTAGGTATTGATAATGGCGTGGAAATAGGTGATAATGGTGAAGAAACCATGATGGTGAAAGGGTATGCGTATTTTATGCAAGGTCTTGGAAATGGATATATTGGTTTGGTTTATGACAAAGCTTATCCTTCTGATGAAAATACAGATTATGCAACTCTTGAAGTTACAGATTACAAAGCTGCTATAGTATTAGCAGTAAGTCAATTAGAAAAAGCTATAAACGTTTTTGATAATAATGAGTTTGTGCTTCCTTCTGAGTGGATTAATGGTAATGAATTTACAAATCAGGATATGTCAAAATTAGCACATTCATTTATAGCTCGTTTATTAGTTTATTCTGCAAGAAATATAGAACAAACAAATACTATTGATTGGGAATCTGTATTATATCATTCAGAAAGAGGTTTAACTGATGATTTTAATGTAGAAGGCGATGGAAATGCATCGGACAGAAGATGGATGTCTTGGTATAAATATTATTTAGCAAGAACAAGTTGGGGTAAAGTAGACATGAGAGTTGTTAATATGTTAGATGAAAATATTCCTGCAAACTGGCCAGAAGGAGGGATTAACGATTTGCCAAATGAAGGACGTATTATTTCTGATGATTTAAGAGTGCAAACAGATTTTCAGTATGATGCTTCCAATAACAGGCCTGAGCGCGGGCTATATAGATGGTCTACTTATAGATATTCTAGGTTGGATGATTATATAAATGCCAACTTTTTTGCGCCTGTTATCATGATGCGAAAAGCAGAAATAGATTTATTTAAAGCTGAAGCTTTATTGAGATTAAATAGGTTAGACGAAGCTGCAAATGTTATTAATTCAGGTACAAGAGTAGCAAGAGGAGGTTTACCGGTAGTTGCTTTAGATGATGAAAATGCAATAAAGAATGCTATAACTTATGAAAGAACTATTGAATTGCCTTTAACAGGCATGGGAATTGAATATTTTGACATGCGCAGAGAAGGACAATTGCAAGATGGTTCATTATTACATTTTCCAATACCAGCCCAACAATTAGAAGTATTAGTACAACCATTTTATACATTCGGAGGTGTTAATCCTCAATTTGGTACGCCAAATGAAGATGTATCAATTAACGGATGGTTCAAGCCTTAA
- a CDS encoding SusC/RagA family TonB-linked outer membrane protein has protein sequence MNNYFKTKHFKEFKRRRIAFFFFMVIASSISVKAGVKGAFKQNENIVLTIKQELTILELFNLISSKTNYDFFFNSDLPDLNEKVRVNVENVSVPKILDLAFMDLNIEYSIKANDILVRKKEVNSSQQSKITVTGIVYDEVDSPLPGVNIIEQGTNNGVTTDFEGNFSIEVLPTSTLVFSYLGFQNEILSINNQSSPLKVVLKPDMNVLNEVIISGVASGTSRKKMSVSVAKINSDALGKVPQTSVSSSLQGKMPGVTVTSYSGSPGGSSNIVLRGSTSIRGGNSPMLLIDGVIMGGSLADINIDDVESIEVVKGAAAASLYGSQAANGVVVVTSKRGKELSDGKTTVTIRNELGFQKVANLLDLSTSHHYRLDPTWLDTDTYTKYQFVNYPSDYVSGWDPRITGNRVEKDDHYQDLPYRVNNDLQEQMFSNGTYITNYVGVGHKSGKTNLYTSFENNISEGVVIETGGYKRQSFRLNVDHAISDKINISASNNYIRTDNDFLGGGTAAFFEVASTDPDVNLFQENVDGQAYNYYPNQWNTQFANPLYDLWKKESTAEKSRFLGAYDFNYKLNKIVSFKASYAFELEHFDNKILSPKTTINDLLPNYIDINADPQVVDYNNPFLLTYLGGSLSERTYKALNQTFRATIDFKKTWGELDFNGKLSYLDENNHFQSTTTSGTSFVLNNFPIFDNIDPENIDASGFVSDIRATNYFAIASFVYKDRYILDGLYRIDGSSLFGENERWQNYFRVSGAYRLTKDLKIPGVQELKLRAAYGTSGLRPGFGDKDETFTISDGIASKNTLGNADLKPSRSAELEVGLETSFLNRFRFEATYSKTRVTDQYLLAPLASHTGGFPYQNVNAGELESRTFEALLDTKIISNTKFNWDLTLTFDRTRQEITKLNIPEYRTGPRNTFRIKEGETFGTMYGVDFVRTLDQMQLQLADGEDINDYSVNRDGVVVLTDDIGTIDEKPFVVIDESGAEKVDKIGDINPDFNLGLNTTFSYKNFSVYMLWQWKQGGDLYNHTAQYLVRDNRLGIIDQIHTKPEDKKTVNYYQALYDADAINGFWVEDATYLKLNEASLYYSLNKNIKGFSIKHIEEIKIGVIGRNLWTITDYTGYDPQAGSDGFLFDNFGYPNFSNYSLSVQVKF, from the coding sequence ATGAACAATTATTTTAAGACAAAACATTTTAAGGAATTTAAAAGGAGGCGAATTGCATTTTTCTTCTTCATGGTTATTGCGAGTTCTATTTCGGTTAAAGCGGGTGTAAAAGGTGCTTTTAAACAAAACGAAAACATTGTGCTAACTATAAAGCAAGAGCTTACAATTTTAGAATTATTTAATCTTATTTCAAGTAAAACAAATTATGATTTCTTTTTTAATAGCGATTTACCAGATTTAAATGAAAAAGTTAGAGTGAATGTTGAAAACGTTTCAGTACCTAAAATTTTAGATCTGGCTTTTATGGATTTAAATATAGAATATTCTATTAAAGCAAATGATATTCTTGTAAGAAAAAAGGAAGTGAATTCAAGTCAACAATCAAAAATAACTGTTACTGGTATTGTTTATGATGAGGTTGATTCACCTTTGCCTGGGGTAAATATTATTGAACAAGGTACTAATAACGGAGTAACAACAGATTTTGAAGGTAATTTTTCTATTGAAGTATTACCAACAAGTACTTTGGTGTTTTCTTATTTAGGATTTCAAAATGAAATACTATCAATTAATAACCAATCATCACCACTTAAGGTCGTATTAAAACCAGATATGAATGTACTTAATGAAGTCATTATTTCTGGGGTAGCTTCGGGGACATCAAGGAAAAAAATGTCCGTTTCAGTAGCAAAAATAAATTCGGATGCTTTAGGTAAGGTGCCTCAAACATCGGTTTCATCATCTTTACAAGGTAAAATGCCAGGAGTAACGGTTACTTCTTATAGTGGTTCACCAGGAGGAAGTTCAAATATAGTACTAAGAGGTTCTACCTCCATCCGTGGCGGAAACAGCCCTATGCTTTTAATTGATGGTGTTATTATGGGAGGATCTTTAGCCGATATTAATATAGACGATGTTGAATCTATAGAGGTTGTAAAAGGAGCGGCAGCAGCATCCCTTTATGGTTCGCAAGCGGCAAATGGTGTTGTTGTGGTTACTTCTAAAAGGGGAAAGGAATTGTCTGATGGAAAAACAACAGTTACAATTAGAAATGAATTAGGATTTCAAAAAGTAGCAAACCTTTTAGATTTGTCTACATCACATCATTATAGATTAGATCCCACTTGGTTAGATACAGATACATATACAAAATACCAATTTGTAAATTACCCTTCAGATTATGTTTCTGGTTGGGATCCAAGAATAACAGGTAATCGGGTTGAAAAAGATGATCACTATCAAGATTTACCATATAGAGTAAATAACGATTTGCAAGAGCAAATGTTTAGTAATGGAACCTATATTACAAATTATGTGGGTGTAGGTCATAAATCTGGAAAGACCAATTTATATACCTCATTTGAAAATAATATAAGTGAAGGTGTTGTTATAGAAACAGGAGGATACAAACGCCAAAGTTTTAGGCTTAATGTTGATCATGCCATATCAGATAAAATAAATATTTCAGCAAGTAATAACTATATCCGTACTGATAATGATTTTTTAGGTGGAGGTACAGCAGCTTTTTTTGAGGTAGCGTCAACAGATCCTGATGTAAACTTATTTCAGGAAAATGTAGATGGACAAGCGTATAATTATTATCCAAATCAATGGAATACGCAGTTTGCAAACCCGTTATATGATTTGTGGAAAAAAGAAAGTACCGCAGAAAAAAGCAGGTTCTTGGGAGCCTATGATTTTAATTATAAGTTAAATAAAATAGTGAGTTTTAAAGCGTCTTACGCTTTTGAGTTAGAACATTTTGATAATAAAATACTATCACCAAAAACAACCATAAATGATCTGTTGCCTAATTATATAGATATTAATGCAGATCCTCAAGTTGTTGATTATAACAATCCTTTTTTACTAACCTATTTAGGAGGATCTTTAAGTGAAAGAACCTATAAAGCTTTAAATCAAACTTTCCGAGCTACTATAGATTTTAAGAAAACATGGGGTGAACTTGATTTTAATGGGAAACTAAGTTATTTAGATGAAAACAATCACTTTCAAAGTACAACCACAAGTGGAACGTCCTTTGTGTTAAACAACTTTCCAATATTTGATAATATAGACCCAGAAAATATTGATGCGTCTGGTTTTGTTTCAGACATAAGAGCTACTAATTATTTTGCAATTGCTTCATTTGTTTATAAAGATCGATATATATTAGATGGTTTGTATAGAATTGATGGCTCTTCTCTTTTTGGAGAAAATGAAAGATGGCAAAATTATTTCAGAGTATCAGGCGCTTATCGTCTTACAAAAGATTTAAAAATACCTGGAGTTCAAGAATTAAAACTAAGGGCTGCTTATGGTACTTCTGGGTTAAGACCTGGTTTTGGTGATAAAGACGAAACTTTTACAATCAGCGATGGTATTGCTTCTAAAAATACATTAGGAAATGCAGATTTAAAACCTTCGCGTTCTGCAGAGTTGGAAGTTGGTTTAGAAACGTCATTTTTAAACAGGTTTAGATTTGAAGCTACTTATTCTAAAACAAGAGTTACAGATCAATATTTATTAGCGCCTTTAGCTTCGCATACGGGAGGTTTTCCATATCAAAACGTAAATGCTGGTGAGTTAGAAAGTAGAACATTTGAAGCTTTATTAGATACTAAAATTATATCAAATACCAAATTTAATTGGGATTTAACTTTGACATTTGATAGAACCCGACAAGAAATAACAAAACTAAATATTCCTGAATATAGAACAGGTCCAAGAAATACGTTTAGAATTAAAGAAGGAGAAACTTTTGGAACCATGTATGGGGTAGATTTTGTTAGAACATTAGATCAAATGCAATTGCAATTAGCAGATGGAGAAGATATTAATGATTACTCTGTAAACCGTGATGGTGTGGTGGTTTTAACAGATGATATAGGTACTATTGATGAAAAGCCATTTGTTGTTATCGATGAATCTGGAGCAGAAAAAGTTGATAAAATAGGAGATATTAACCCAGATTTTAACTTGGGTTTAAATACTACTTTTAGTTATAAAAACTTCTCGGTTTATATGCTGTGGCAATGGAAACAAGGAGGAGATTTATACAATCATACGGCCCAGTATTTGGTAAGAGATAATCGATTAGGTATCATTGACCAAATACATACAAAACCTGAAGATAAAAAAACAGTTAATTATTATCAAGCGCTTTATGATGCCGATGCAATTAACGGGTTTTGGGTAGAAGATGCTACATACTTAAAGTTAAATGAAGCATCTTTATATTATTCGCTTAACAAAAATATAAAAGGATTTTCTATTAAACACATAGAAGAAATCAAGATAGGTGTTATTGGTCGTAATTTATGGACTATAACAGATTATACAGGTTATGATCCACAAGCTGGTTCAGATGGCTTTCTTTTTGACAATTTTGGATATCCAAATTTTAGTAACTATTCATTATCCGTACAAGTTAAATTTTAA
- a CDS encoding LamG-like jellyroll fold domain-containing protein has product MKKQLLTILIVTMFTLVTNAQDDYVLQFDASNSQRLRYLTTEHDVLDTKLNGATDYTIEVWVKPTSTEINNTVVLKRWNQFAITLYQDDKKRFYFTHYSASGNKFVNSQYNVININEWNHLVVICNSNTNSIKLFANGVEVTGDSLGNPTTEGALALETSPIGTNNFYIGASGSGTSYFTGQVDKIRVKNEALNIGDLQSDITDADYIADSNTAILYNFNEGAGLIAVNEADSQNASLQCSSNDCISGETWWVNLSETLSTKKISETGGFSLYPNPTENKSFTIETTNNESIQQIEIYDALGKRVNKTAFKENTLLVHLGVEFLKSGIYIVKTKTNKGISIKKLIVK; this is encoded by the coding sequence ATGAAAAAACAATTACTCACAATTTTAATAGTGACTATGTTTACTTTAGTTACTAACGCTCAAGATGATTATGTGCTTCAGTTTGATGCCTCCAATTCACAACGCTTAAGGTATCTTACAACAGAACATGATGTTTTGGATACTAAATTGAATGGAGCAACAGATTACACAATTGAGGTTTGGGTAAAACCAACAAGCACAGAAATCAATAATACTGTAGTGCTAAAAAGGTGGAATCAATTTGCAATTACTTTGTATCAAGATGATAAAAAGAGATTTTATTTTACACATTATTCAGCATCAGGGAATAAATTTGTTAATAGCCAGTATAATGTTATTAATATAAATGAATGGAATCATCTGGTTGTTATTTGTAATTCTAATACAAATTCTATTAAATTATTTGCCAATGGGGTTGAGGTTACTGGTGATTCATTAGGAAATCCAACAACAGAAGGTGCTTTAGCATTAGAAACGTCACCAATCGGTACTAATAATTTTTATATAGGAGCCAGTGGTTCTGGTACCTCTTATTTTACGGGGCAAGTAGATAAAATAAGAGTGAAAAATGAAGCCTTAAATATAGGGGATTTACAATCTGATATAACGGATGCTGATTATATCGCAGATAGTAATACGGCTATACTTTATAATTTTAATGAAGGTGCTGGCCTAATAGCAGTTAATGAAGCAGATTCTCAAAATGCCTCGTTGCAATGTAGTTCTAACGATTGTATTTCTGGAGAAACTTGGTGGGTGAATTTAAGTGAAACATTGTCTACTAAAAAGATTTCTGAGACTGGTGGTTTTAGCTTATATCCTAATCCAACGGAAAATAAGTCTTTTACAATTGAAACCACAAATAACGAAAGTATTCAACAGATTGAAATATATGATGCATTAGGTAAACGTGTAAATAAGACTGCTTTTAAAGAAAATACTTTGTTAGTACATTTAGGAGTTGAATTTTTAAAGTCTGGTATTTATATTGTAAAAACAAAAACAAATAAAGGAATATCAATTAAAAAACTAATTGTTAAATAA
- a CDS encoding LamG-like jellyroll fold domain-containing protein — protein MKLIKFISFLIIIGNLTLTSCEREALPVYPGTIIEIDTVFVKGANLTYPTFSGSDTSADRFYAFSGTSSTDLSSMSGEDWTYELWIKVDTDALIGDANEPSGQTAGGACISERGRIFELYLIEDSNADYAIKYNRLDNDNLPVGTMDSSDSSINLEFDEWAHVAISRSSADGIAKFYINGTLIDSSSDALWIHPVNDTWLDFNYMYRGGNMNFFKGSFDDIRVSYIDRYPSEFEPNHFERHEVDNNTLLQMDLDNNLTPFDPVSDYDKVEIKGIYTYFIQVVNTVFWTSKDYVLPTE, from the coding sequence ATGAAACTAATCAAATTTATAAGCTTTTTAATAATTATTGGAAACTTAACATTAACGTCTTGTGAAAGAGAAGCGCTTCCTGTTTACCCTGGAACTATTATAGAAATAGATACAGTATTTGTTAAAGGAGCCAATTTAACATATCCTACTTTTTCAGGCTCAGATACTAGTGCAGATAGATTTTATGCTTTTAGTGGAACAAGTTCTACAGATTTAAGTTCTATGTCTGGAGAAGATTGGACCTATGAATTATGGATAAAAGTAGATACAGATGCATTGATTGGAGATGCTAATGAGCCTTCGGGACAAACAGCTGGTGGAGCTTGTATTAGTGAGCGAGGTAGAATATTTGAGCTTTATTTGATAGAAGATAGTAATGCGGATTATGCTATAAAGTATAATAGATTGGATAATGATAATTTACCAGTGGGTACCATGGATTCTAGTGATTCTAGTATTAATCTTGAGTTTGATGAATGGGCACATGTCGCAATTTCTCGTTCTTCAGCAGACGGTATTGCTAAGTTTTATATAAATGGAACTTTAATCGATTCTAGTTCCGATGCACTCTGGATTCATCCCGTAAACGATACATGGCTTGATTTTAATTATATGTATAGAGGCGGAAATATGAATTTCTTTAAAGGGTCATTTGATGATATAAGAGTATCATATATTGATAGGTATCCATCTGAATTTGAGCCTAACCATTTTGAGCGCCACGAAGTTGATAATAATACTTTGTTACAAATGGATTTGGATAATAATTTAACACCTTTTGATCCTGTGAGTGATTATGATAAAGTAGAAATAAAAGGAATTTATACATACTTTATTCAAGTAGTAAACACTGTTTTTTGGACAAGTAAGGACTATGTCCTGCCAACGGAATAA
- a CDS encoding FecR family protein: MLNTEKNNINNLLNDDGFIAWVASGQKINNEYWTNIEAELNSSEKSEFNKAVIILKKLRALHIDDEKSIKSEVFIKEQYEKLITDYNTVSTKKSKVIKFNPWMKYAALLVVFLSITGLVFFFNIANNTFEANLAEASFNTTDLLIQTPDKNYYKISDDENKSWINEDGVLITVSNQAISFLPTSTAKSTKNLEYKIFVPKEKKYHLTLIDSTSVELNSNTTIGFTNSLSTKQREINLVGEAFFEVAHDKNRPFVVYSSDLKIEVLGTEFNVSNYKNNEYTSTTLIAGSINVSNQQGEHLIIKPGNKATLLHNQGDIMVEKVNVQQEVSWTNNRMIFENETLENIIKRLKKWYDVEFILTDENIRQYKFTGTLKKENELTHFLQMLKYTKGINYEIKEGNVSLFFE, from the coding sequence ATGTTAAATACAGAAAAAAACAATATTAATAATTTGTTAAATGATGATGGATTCATCGCTTGGGTAGCTTCAGGTCAAAAAATTAACAATGAATACTGGACAAATATTGAAGCAGAATTAAATAGTTCAGAAAAAAGTGAGTTCAACAAGGCTGTTATTATTTTAAAAAAATTGAGAGCACTTCATATCGATGATGAAAAATCAATTAAATCAGAAGTGTTTATTAAAGAACAATATGAAAAATTAATAACAGATTATAATACGGTAAGTACTAAAAAATCTAAAGTAATCAAATTTAACCCTTGGATGAAGTATGCCGCTTTGTTGGTTGTTTTTCTTTCAATAACAGGGTTAGTATTCTTTTTTAACATTGCAAACAATACGTTTGAAGCTAATTTAGCTGAAGCAAGTTTTAATACTACAGATTTGCTTATACAAACACCAGATAAAAATTATTATAAAATTTCTGATGATGAAAACAAATCATGGATAAATGAAGATGGTGTTTTAATAACAGTAAGTAATCAAGCTATAAGTTTTTTACCTACAAGTACAGCAAAAAGTACTAAAAATCTTGAGTATAAAATATTTGTTCCAAAAGAAAAAAAATATCACTTAACCTTAATTGATAGCACGAGTGTAGAATTAAATTCGAATACTACAATTGGATTTACTAATTCTTTATCAACAAAGCAGCGTGAAATAAATTTAGTTGGAGAGGCCTTTTTTGAAGTAGCACATGATAAAAACCGACCGTTTGTAGTGTATTCTTCTGATTTAAAAATTGAAGTTTTAGGTACCGAATTCAATGTGTCTAATTATAAAAATAATGAATACACAAGTACTACACTAATTGCAGGATCTATTAATGTTTCCAATCAACAAGGAGAGCATTTAATTATAAAACCTGGCAATAAGGCAACATTGCTTCATAATCAAGGAGATATAATGGTTGAAAAAGTGAATGTTCAACAAGAGGTGTCTTGGACTAACAATAGAATGATTTTTGAAAATGAAACTTTAGAGAACATCATAAAAAGGCTTAAAAAATGGTATGATGTTGAGTTTATATTGACCGATGAAAATATTAGACAATATAAGTTTACAGGTACTTTGAAAAAAGAAAATGAACTAACTCATTTTTTGCAAATGCTTAAATATACGAAAGGGATAAATTATGAAATAAAAGAAGGTAATGTATCTCTATTTTTTGAATAA
- a CDS encoding C10 family peptidase, producing the protein MKKPITKLKFIKTSALICLMLISSMSFSQNIEPFLTDVWGGVNCFDNNGVPVYPGNYYTPNRASAGCVAISLSQILYYYKWPLKGVGSNVFSDNFNGTLRRHASFFENIEYDWSNMLDEYQGKASTDVQQKAVGELFYSAACALEMDFEPTGSTSNLNKTPFVYQNFFRYASHYESVTWGAFWTRLKENVLAGYPVPIAISATRTGDGHVVVANGYREVGGVPQYYLNWGWYNDNNINGWYNIQGWTSASGGYNTVDGAVFDIMPNPQITSIEPTGSGNDFKVNWEVSERINWNEFTLEQKVDQGDWTEVATGIIAKNYTVNDPTGNVYQFRVKSMIDGVYYVNSWSETEVYAVQKAFDGFGKFGGSQYAYARQTPNNTLDFTGDYTFETWIRLKDGNSNGNVILDQQPVFGIEITDVGVTDYSVKFISHSTNATLNSNTTGAKLNNNEWVHIAISHSGNITKLFVDGVMRQEDTSSNFNLISSNSALNLAERYSGGYSGMIKADLDQIRISNVARFTSNFTPVKEEMYEVDNNTLLYLPFQNVHNIRLKDQSNNLSFIVSNVANYVEWSFDEISGTLSNEDFELIKSSLTVSPNPVTNNRIDISFSQKVSLQQVHFELFDLQGRKMNVNASEKTYNTWGLIFPNINSGMYVLQVRGDSFLATKKIMIK; encoded by the coding sequence ATGAAAAAACCAATTACAAAGTTGAAATTCATTAAAACTAGTGCACTAATATGTCTTATGTTAATTAGTTCTATGTCGTTTTCGCAAAATATAGAGCCTTTTTTAACAGATGTTTGGGGAGGAGTCAATTGTTTTGACAATAATGGTGTGCCGGTATATCCAGGAAATTATTATACTCCAAATCGTGCATCTGCTGGTTGCGTAGCTATTTCTTTGTCTCAAATTCTATATTATTACAAGTGGCCACTAAAAGGGGTGGGTAGTAATGTGTTTTCTGATAATTTTAATGGGACATTAAGACGTCATGCTTCCTTTTTTGAAAATATAGAATATGATTGGTCCAATATGTTGGATGAATACCAAGGTAAGGCATCAACAGATGTTCAGCAAAAAGCGGTTGGAGAATTATTTTATAGCGCAGCTTGTGCTTTGGAAATGGATTTTGAACCAACGGGATCTACTTCAAATTTAAATAAAACGCCTTTTGTTTATCAAAATTTCTTTCGTTATGCAAGTCATTATGAAAGTGTTACTTGGGGAGCATTTTGGACAAGATTAAAAGAAAATGTATTGGCAGGCTATCCTGTTCCCATAGCAATTAGTGCAACTAGAACAGGAGATGGACATGTAGTAGTTGCTAATGGCTATAGAGAAGTAGGCGGTGTGCCTCAATATTATTTAAATTGGGGATGGTATAATGATAATAATATAAACGGCTGGTACAATATTCAAGGTTGGACAAGTGCATCTGGAGGTTATAATACGGTTGATGGTGCGGTATTTGATATTATGCCAAACCCTCAAATTACATCTATTGAACCAACAGGTAGTGGTAATGACTTTAAAGTTAATTGGGAAGTGAGTGAAAGAATTAACTGGAATGAGTTTACATTGGAGCAAAAAGTAGATCAAGGAGATTGGACTGAAGTAGCAACGGGTATAATAGCAAAAAATTATACGGTTAATGATCCCACAGGAAATGTATATCAGTTTAGGGTAAAATCAATGATTGATGGTGTGTATTATGTTAATTCATGGTCTGAGACAGAAGTATATGCTGTTCAAAAAGCTTTTGATGGTTTTGGGAAATTTGGGGGAAGCCAGTATGCTTATGCACGTCAAACGCCTAACAACACTTTAGATTTTACGGGTGATTATACGTTTGAAACATGGATTCGACTAAAGGATGGTAATAGTAATGGTAATGTTATTTTAGATCAACAGCCAGTTTTTGGTATAGAAATAACAGATGTTGGTGTTACAGATTATTCGGTTAAATTCATTTCACACAGTACTAATGCTACCTTAAATTCAAACACAACAGGAGCTAAATTAAATAATAATGAATGGGTACACATAGCTATCTCGCATTCTGGAAACATAACAAAACTTTTTGTTGATGGGGTGATGCGCCAAGAGGATACTAGTTCAAATTTTAATTTAATAAGTTCTAATTCTGCACTTAATTTAGCAGAACGCTATAGCGGTGGATATTCAGGGATGATTAAAGCGGATTTAGATCAAATTAGAATTTCTAATGTGGCAAGATTTACATCAAATTTTACACCTGTAAAAGAAGAAATGTATGAGGTAGATAATAACACCTTATTGTATCTGCCTTTTCAGAATGTTCATAATATTAGATTAAAAGACCAATCTAATAATTTAAGCTTTATTGTGAGTAATGTTGCAAATTATGTTGAATGGAGTTTTGATGAAATTAGCGGAACGTTATCAAATGAAGATTTTGAACTTATTAAATCATCACTTACAGTTTCTCCTAACCCTGTAACAAACAATAGAATAGATATTTCTTTTAGTCAAAAAGTAAGCCTTCAACAAGTACATTTTGAATTATTTGATTTACAAGGAAGAAAAATGAATGTAAATGCTTCTGAAAAAACTTATAACACTTGGGGTTTAATATTTCCAAACATCAATTCTGGAATGTATGTTTTACAGGTTAGAGGTGATAGTTTTTTGGCAACAAAAAAAATAATGATAAAATAA